In Pirellulales bacterium, one genomic interval encodes:
- a CDS encoding undecaprenyl-diphosphate phosphatase — MDSQQLHLFVLAVVQGITEFLPVSSDGHILIVNALWERASGRTLDDPLGVEIILHAGTLLAILVMYWRRLLRLLSDDRHMIGRIVVGTLPAVAVGLPLHEIEALRSWLESPLLAGCLLPVTGLILLLGGRREGTIDYSQISYRQAFLIGLAQATAPLPGISRSGVTIITALALGLRREAAATFSFVLAVPAVSGAVVLGAKDLVFGSRNSVDLGPLLLAAALSFVVGLAALALLLRWLRQGRLRPMGWWCIAVGAAFTAWQLLGRPGP, encoded by the coding sequence ATGGATTCACAGCAACTGCACCTGTTCGTGCTGGCCGTGGTGCAAGGCATCACCGAGTTCTTGCCGGTCAGCTCCGATGGTCACATCCTGATCGTCAACGCCCTTTGGGAGCGCGCCAGCGGCCGAACGCTCGACGATCCGCTAGGCGTCGAGATCATACTGCACGCCGGCACGCTGCTGGCCATCCTGGTCATGTATTGGCGGCGGCTCCTCCGCTTGCTCAGCGACGATCGACATATGATCGGCCGCATCGTGGTGGGCACGCTGCCCGCCGTGGCGGTCGGCTTGCCGCTGCACGAGATCGAGGCCCTGCGCTCGTGGCTCGAAAGTCCCCTGCTGGCCGGCTGCTTGCTTCCGGTGACAGGCCTCATCTTGCTTCTCGGTGGACGCCGCGAAGGGACCATCGATTATTCCCAGATCAGCTATCGTCAGGCGTTCTTGATCGGGCTGGCACAGGCCACGGCCCCCTTGCCGGGCATCTCGCGCAGCGGCGTCACGATCATCACCGCGCTGGCCCTGGGCCTGCGTCGCGAAGCGGCCGCGACCTTCTCGTTCGTGCTGGCGGTGCCGGCCGTGAGCGGCGCCGTGGTGCTGGGCGCGAAAGACTTGGTGTTCGGCAGCCGCAACTCAGTCGATCTGGGGCCGCTGCTGTTGGCGGCCGCGTTGTCGTTTGTCGTCGGCCTGGCGGCGCTGGCCTTGCTCTTGCGCTGGCTGCGGCAAGGACGCTTGCGGCCCATGGGCTGGTGGTGCATCGCGGTCGGCGCGGCGTTTACGGCCTGGCAGCTTCTTGGGCGGCCGGGGCCCTAA
- a CDS encoding AarF/ABC1/UbiB kinase family protein codes for MRISAIPQLYRNVNRWGEILSVLSKYGLANWVSRLDWDFAKRFFKDADGELLARHRPEVRIRLALAELGPTFIKLGQILSTRADLVGVDLATELQHLQTSVRADPPDAVRATIESELGRNIEAVFAELSDEPIASASIGQVHLARLRNGQEVVVKVQHAGIAEKIRVDLDILIGLSQMAEMVPEFVPYRPRAVVAEFQRALRRELDFSREERNMRQFAFDFADDPTVCIPRSFPELCTARVLTMEHLVGIRLIERERLVSAGYDLKEVARRGAELYLKMIFVHGCYHADPHPGNVVVMPGNVIGLLDFGMVGRIDESLRESIEEMLSALVEHDALHLTSLITRIGMTPPQLDQAALSVDLADFVAHYAHQRLDEFDLGGALNEMMEIIRRYQIMLPERVAMLVKVFVMLEGTSRLLSPTFSLMEVMQPYKKQLVWRRLSPLRHARKLRRLYSELEYLAEVFPRGVVDILQQVQTGKFDVHLDHRGLEPSVNRLVLGLLASALFLGSAMLLSMKVPPLIPWPGFLGQPSLLGTVGSTLSILLGLRLWRAINKSGHLDRRK; via the coding sequence TTCGCCAAGCGGTTCTTCAAAGATGCCGACGGCGAGCTGCTGGCGCGGCACCGTCCCGAAGTGCGGATTCGCCTGGCCCTGGCGGAACTGGGGCCGACCTTCATCAAGCTGGGGCAGATTCTCAGCACCCGCGCCGACCTCGTGGGCGTCGATCTGGCCACCGAGTTGCAGCACCTGCAAACGTCGGTGCGGGCCGATCCGCCCGACGCGGTGCGGGCCACCATCGAAAGCGAGCTGGGCCGCAACATCGAAGCGGTGTTCGCCGAGTTGAGCGACGAGCCGATCGCCTCGGCCTCGATCGGGCAGGTCCACCTTGCCCGGCTGCGAAACGGACAGGAGGTGGTGGTCAAGGTGCAGCACGCCGGCATCGCCGAAAAAATCCGCGTCGATCTCGACATTCTCATCGGGCTGTCGCAGATGGCCGAGATGGTGCCGGAGTTTGTTCCTTACCGGCCGCGCGCGGTGGTGGCCGAGTTTCAGCGCGCCCTGCGCCGCGAACTCGACTTCAGCCGCGAAGAGCGGAACATGCGGCAGTTCGCCTTCGACTTTGCCGACGATCCAACGGTCTGCATTCCCCGTTCGTTTCCTGAATTGTGTACCGCCCGCGTGCTGACGATGGAGCACCTCGTCGGCATCCGGCTGATCGAGCGCGAGCGGCTGGTGTCGGCCGGCTACGATTTGAAAGAGGTTGCCCGCCGCGGGGCCGAACTGTACCTGAAGATGATCTTCGTCCACGGCTGCTATCATGCCGACCCGCATCCGGGCAACGTGGTGGTGATGCCGGGCAACGTGATCGGGCTGTTGGATTTCGGCATGGTCGGCCGCATCGACGAGTCGCTGCGCGAGAGCATCGAAGAGATGCTGTCGGCCCTGGTGGAGCACGACGCCCTGCACCTGACCTCGCTGATCACGCGCATCGGCATGACGCCGCCGCAACTGGACCAGGCGGCGTTGAGCGTCGACCTGGCCGATTTCGTGGCCCATTACGCCCATCAGCGGCTCGACGAGTTCGATCTGGGCGGCGCGCTCAACGAGATGATGGAGATTATCCGCCGCTATCAGATCATGCTGCCGGAGCGCGTGGCCATGCTGGTCAAAGTCTTCGTGATGCTGGAAGGCACCAGCCGGCTCTTGTCGCCGACCTTCAGCCTGATGGAGGTGATGCAGCCGTATAAGAAGCAGCTTGTGTGGCGGCGGCTGTCGCCCCTGCGGCACGCGCGCAAGCTGCGGCGGCTGTACTCGGAGCTGGAATATCTGGCCGAGGTGTTCCCGCGCGGTGTGGTCGATATTTTGCAACAGGTGCAAACCGGCAAGTTCGACGTCCACCTCGACCACCGCGGCCTGGAGCCGTCGGTGAACCGGCTGGTGTTGGGCTTGTTGGCCAGCGCGCTGTTCTTGGGGTCGGCAATGTTGCTGAGCATGAAAGTGCCTCCGCTGATTCCCTGGCCTGGGTTTCTGGGCCAACCGTCGTTGCTGGGCACCGTGGGCTCGACGCTCAGCATTTTGCTCGGCTTGCGCCTTTGGCGGGCCATCAACAAATCGGGCCATCTTGATCGGCGGAAGTGA